From the Carya illinoinensis cultivar Pawnee chromosome 4, C.illinoinensisPawnee_v1, whole genome shotgun sequence genome, one window contains:
- the LOC122306994 gene encoding UDP-glycosyltransferase 83A1-like, translating to MSNKHVLALPYPAQGHVNPFMNFSHEIAKHGSKITFVSTEFCHMQMMSAMAPGKDSLLGSKINLVSISDGLCPEDDRNDFRKLFVSVFATMPTRLEELIRGINNATNGEGKISCIIADLNMGWAMEVANKMGIRGAILWPASAACIALITRIPNLIDDGFIDSNGTPMQRRAIQLHSGIPAVYPQNLPWNCSPDQATQKCIFNYVLRYAEDLKLADWWLCNTAYELEPAAFSLVPKLLPVGPIMASDQTRNVGGQFLPEDTSCLNSL from the exons atgagcAACAAGCATGTTCTAGCCCTACCATATCCAGCACAGGGCCATGTGAACCCGTTTATGAATTTCTCTCATGAAATAGCAAAACATGGCTCTAAAATCACATTTGTAAGCACGGAGTTCTGCCACATGCAAATGATGAGTGCAATGGCGCCTGGGAAGGATAGCCTCCTGGGTTCAAAGATTAACTTGGTGTCTATCTCAGATGGGTTGTGTCCTGAGGATGATAGGAACGATTTCAGAAAGTTATTTGTATCTGTCTTCGCTACCATGCCTACAAGGCTTGAGGAGCTCATACGAGGTATTAATAATGCAACAAATGGTGAGGGCAAAATCTCCTGTATCATCGCCGACTTGAATATGGGGTGGGCCATGGAAGTTGCCAACAAGATGGGAATTCGAGGAGCTATCCTTTGGCCTGCGTCAGCAGCTTGTATTGCTTTGATAACCCGCATCCCCAACCTGATCGATGATGGTTTTATAGACAGTAATG GGACCCCAATGCAAAGACGTGCAATTCAACTGCACTCAGGCATACCTGCTGTGTACCCGCAAAATCTTCCATGGAATTGTTCCCCTGATCAAGCAACTCAAAAGTGTATATTTAATTATGTCTTAAGGTACGCAGAAGATTTGAAATTGGCAGATTGGTGGCTTTGTAACACAGCTTACGAACTCGAGCCTGCAGCCTTTTCCTTGGTTCCAAAGCTCCTCCCAGTTGGCCCAATAATGGCAAGTGACCAAACTCGAAATGTAGGGGGGCAATTCTTACCAGAAGACACCTCTTGCCTAAACTCGTTATAG